CTTTCAAAGGAGGAAGTTGCAGGCAGGTTGGCTTTATGGACACATGTAAACAGGAAATCAGGAGACTTGCCCAGCCCCAGGCTTTGTCTAGAGGGAACTATTCCTCTAGTTCATGCCAAGGGCTCTAGCTCAGCGAGCATTAGAGTGAGACAGCCCCAGAAGCTTAGGCTCAGAGTCCAGAGGTCCAGGAGACAGTGTCCCCCTGTCCAGTCCTCACAGGTAAAATGGAACAAGACCACAGCCCACTGCCCTCCGAGGCCGTGGGGACAGTGCCAGTGGGAGGTCATGGCCTTAGGGGCTGCAACCTCAACAAGCACATGGCCTTTCATCTTCCCCCTGACTGGCAGGATCCCTTTTGGAAGTGGCTTCTCAGCCCCACTCTTGGCCAAATCTGGCATGACTCATTTGCTCCAGAAAAGGAATATATAAGCACCGTCACACCTTGACGAGATGACAGGAGTGACAAGCAGAGTGATTTCCCATATCTGAGACTCTGAGGAGGAGAGGTGGTTTAGCAAAGCCAGCTGCCATaaccagaagaaaataattaaggaaATCTGGCAGAGTAGAGGAAAACCAAGTGGTGCAGCAGGTCCCTTCTAGTGAAGGGAGCTGTCATCATCGGCTGTGGGAGAGAAAGGAGCTCTGGAAACTCATGCTGGGACAGCTGCAGTAATGATGggatggggaagaggagggggtgGCTCTCAAGGAGGGAAATAGACTCTGGGGATGGCGAGGGGTGGCAATGAACAGCTCGATTCTAAAGACTCCTTTCTCAGGCCAGGCACCTGCTACTTACACCCCATACCCTGAGTGGTGCAGCCAGGTCTACTTGGAGCTTCCCCTCAGTCTCCAGGGAAGAGTCTAGAAGGCCTGTTTCAAAGATCCCCCACATGCACGCATGTGCACATAAGCTTGGGAGTGCCCAGGAAGATGTGGACGCTCTGCCCTTGCCCAGGGGAGAGCATACCCTTGTTCCAAGCCCAAAGGGACAAGCGGAAGAAAGATGAAATTTGTCCCAGTTCTGCCTGCATTTCTGCCTCTCTTGGGACTTGATGAAGGTTCAGGCAAGCTCAGGGAATTCAGGCTGTCCATCCCAGGGCTGACCTTGCATCCCCTTCCTGACCTGCTAATGACTGAAGGAGATGTGCAGGCACAGCCTCAGCCTTAGACTGTCTGGGGCATGGCAGTGGCTGAGTCTGTAAAACTGGAACCCATGGAGAAATCCACAGAATCTCTGGCTCAGGGAAGACCTGGATATCCCTTCCCCAGCTGGGCTCCTGCCACTGGACCTCTGCCCAGGACATGGAGACAGCCAGGAAAGTGGTGGGACACTGGAACCCCCCTCCCGCAGGCAGCAGCCAGGATTTGCTCAGGTGTGGTCGGGCACAGTGCCCTGGCACACCAGCCAGAAGATCCAGCTCTCTCCTTAAGGGATAGCTGGCTCTGATGGTGACCATGGCTTTTGGCAGAGCCTCAGGACGAAAATGTCCACCCACATGGTACCAGAACAGAAAGAGCCCCTGATTCCTCGGTGGCCAGGTAGGGACTGGGGAAGGAGGCTCCAGCTTCTAAATAGATTCCGCCCAAAGGGAATCTCCTTGTCCTCCTGCGACTTTCCCCCAAAGCAGACCAAACAAGGTATGACACAGAATATTCTGCTCTGGCCAAAGGTTCACCTCACCAGAGCTTGTTTCTTAGGTGACCCCAGCCCAGGCATGGGCCTCCTTGGTGGGCAGAGGGGGCATTCCAGAGCATGGCCATTGATGCactggtctctctctgtcttcctgagGTCATCAGTAAGTTAACGCTGGACAATTACCCTCTACCTGGGTGCTGCTTAGGGCTTTGGGGGAGACCAGGGCGAGCAAGATATGCTCAGCTCACCCCAGAACTCCAGAGCCAGCCGAGAAGGCCAGGATCACAAAGCAAATGCCCAGGTTAGGGAACTTCCTGGAGCAAGAGGAGAAGAAGCATGTTCCATTCCTAGGCCTGGTGTGTGGAAAGGTGTGGGTGTGAATATGTCATATTCCAAGCATGGAGAATCCATAGTGGCCAGAACTGGGGCACGGCTGATGGGGTGTGGAGAGAGGGTGGATCGAGCTTTCTGAAGGGTCCTTTCCCTGTGACTTAATGACATGGTGGGGTGCAGGAGGAGGCCTGTGAGAGTCCTGGCTGCTCCACAGGGCAGGTGTGTGGGTACACCTGGGCACACCTGGGCAGGGTGCCTTTCCAGACCTTGTAGGTCACATCAGGAGGCAGGCGTGATGCAAAGAAGAGAGACTCAGCTGCGAGCCAGTGGGACCACATGTTTGCTGCGTCCCCATTTTCTACATGGGTAGGGGATGGAGGGGCTCCAGCACTGAGCCATGCCCTAAGCTGCCTTTCCCTAGAGCTTACCCCAAGATCCATCCAGCCTGGATGTCCACAGCCAGCAGCCCATAAGCAGTTCCCTGGGAGCCACGTGGCAGATCCGCTGCTAATACTGTCCTCTCCTCTGTTTGCTTTTCAGGAATAAAGTTCAACATCAGGCCAAGGCAGCCCCACCAGGTAAGTTCTGAGAGTCAGATAAATCTCAGTGCACACAGCTCCTGGGAAACTGGGGAGGGCTGGGAAGAAAATTAGGAGCTCACGTTGAATCCAttcttggaaagaaaaatgtgTCCAGCCTTTCCCAGGAGCCTTGAGAACAAAGCCCAGGGCTCTGAACCCATGAATTTCTCTTCCCTGTTAGAAGGCTTCTTTGCACGGTGCTAATAGAGGCCGTAAATCTGAGCCTGCCTGCAGGCCACCTATTCCCGCCACCCTCGCCCAGCCCAGGTTCCTGGGAGGACCTCGCCATCTTGTGGCCGAAATGACACTTGCACCTCAGCGGGAGGGAGGCCTTTGGGTGCCGGGCCAGGGCTCAGACCGGAGGGGTCTCACCTACAGGGTCAGCCTGTCTCCCTCACCTGAGAGGGATAGGAACCCCAGCCGTGGTGATGAGAGTCTGACCTGTGTGGCCCTCAGTGCCCAGCTGTCCTTTCTACTCAGATAACCACTTCTCTTCTTGCCCCAGGACCTCCCACCAGGCGGCTCCCAGGATGGTGACTTGAAGGAACCCACAGAGAGGGTCACTCGGGACTTATCCAGTGGGGCCCCGAGGGGCCGCAACCTGCCAGCGCCTGACCAGCCTCAACCCCCGCTGCAGAGGGGGACTCGTCTGCGGCTCCGCCAGCGCCGTCGCCGTCTGCTCATCAAGAAAATGCCAGCTGCGgcgaccatcccggccaacagcTCAGACGCGCCCTTCATCCGGCCGGGACCCGGGACGCTGGATGGCCGCTGGGTCAGCCTGCACCGGAGCCAGCAGGAGCGCAAGCGGGTGATGCAGGAGGCCTGCACCAAGTACCGGGCGAGCAGCAGCCGCCGGGCCGTCACGCCCCGCCACGTGTCTCGTATCTTCGTGGAGGACCGTCACCGCGTGCTTTACTGCGAGGTGCCCAAGGCCGGCTGCTCCAATTGGAAGCGGGTGCTCATGGTGCTGGCTGGCCTGGCCTCGTCCACTGCTGACATCCAGCACAACACCGTCCACTATGGCAGCGCCCTCAAGCGCCTGGACACCTTCGACCGCCAGGGTATCTTGCACCGTCTCAGCACCTACACCAAGATGCTCTTTGTCCGCGAGCCCTTCGAGAGGCTGGTGTCCGCCTTCCGAGACAAGTTCGAGCACCCCAACAGCTACTATCACCCGGTCTTTGGCAAGGCCATCCTGGCCCGGTACCGCGCCAATGCCTCTCGGGAGGCCCTGCGGACGGGCTCTGGGGTGCGTTTTCCCGAGTTCGTCCAGTACCTGCTGGACGTGCACCGGCCCGTGGGGATGGACATTCACTGGGACCATGTCAGCCGGctctgcagcccctgcctcaTCGACTACGATTTCGTAGGCAAGTTCGAGAGCATGGAGGACGATGCCAACTTCTTCCTGAGCCTCATCCGCGCGCCGCGGAACCTGACCTTCCCCCGGTTCAAGGACCGGCACTCGCAGGAGGCGCGGACCACAGCGAGGATCGCCCACCAGTACTTCGCCCAACTCTCGGCCCTGCAACGGCAGCGCACCTACGACTTCTACTACATGGATTACCTGATGTTCAACTACTCCAAGCCCTTTGCAGATCTGTACTGAGGGGCGCCGCAGCTGACCGGGGCCGCCCTGCCCCGGTCACTCACCTGTGCTCCCGGGCATCCTCCTGTCCCTGGCTCCTCATCCCGGGAGCAACAGGGCTCTGAGGACGTGAGAAGCCACCGCTGTGGGAGGCAGCAGGCCCTGGGTGGGGGGCAGAGGCGCCCAGCCTTGGATGGGGACCCCAGGCCCTGGCGTGTACCTGTTTCCTCATTCCTTGGCTGAGGGAGAGGCTGAGAACTGGGCAGACACCCCGGGAGCTCAGCCAACAGTTTCGATGAGCAGGGAAGTCTGAGGCCCAGAGGATGGGGGCCCCAGCAGTAAGGGATGTCCCGCACTCCCTTAGCCATTGCCTTGGACCAAACCACGTGGTTTGCAGCTTTTCTACGAGCCAGGGGGGAGGTTTCCTTGGATTAAGGTTCCAAATAAAGCACATGGTTTCCAGAGCAGCGTTGTGTACTCTGTGGTGGTGTGGGAGCACGTGGACCCTGGGCTGGGCTTTCTGGGGCTCTTTCTGCCTTCCCGGGGCAGCTTGAGCCAGCTGCTGCAGGCCCCACTGCAGAGAAGTCCAGTTCAGGAGCAGCTTCCTGGGAGGAGAGCACAGAGGACCCAGCGGCTCTCAGCCAGGACCTGCAGGGGTCTGAGGCTAGGTCCCAGTCAACTGGGGTGCTTCTGTCTCAGTCCTGGCACATTAATCCTGAAAGGAAAAGATAGGCCTGTTCCTATGGGGGCCTCCTGGGGTGTCTTCTTATCAGTGCACCTTGCAGGGGCCTCTGGGGACTGCAGAGCAGTGACCAGCCCTCCAGGCAAGCTGCCAATCAGGGCTGAGGCCAGGGCCAGGGGGCACGGGGCATGCATCTCAGTGGGTGTGGTGCTCCCAGTAGGAAGCAAGGCTGTCCCTGGCTTTCTGCACCTCTGAGCCAAGCAGGACTCTGGCCTGAGGCTGTCATCTGCAGACACTCACCCTGATCCCTGGCCCCACTCACCTGACAAAACCGCCTCAGGGCTGTCAGGATGCATATgctctggaggaggagaggagaagccaTAGAGGAAACTTCTCCAAAAGCATACACATTCACACCAGAGAGGGCTCCAGAAGTGTCAGCAGCCAATGTGGTTCTGGGAAGGTCTGGGAGGAGGTGTTTGTTGGAGTGTTGAGTGTGGGCATGAGTGCGGCTgcatttgggttttgtttgtgatgggaagggctgcctgACTCTGGAGTCTCTGCCCTCTGTCAGCCTGTCTGCAGGAGCCTCTGTATGCCCTCCTGGGTCGTTCTGTGGGTTGCTCTGTGGGCCCTCCCAGGAGGCTGTCCTCCATCTGTCCCCACTTGCTAGGGGAGATGCTGCTGATTCTCCACGTGGAGGTGCCACTGGATCCCTGGGTGGACCCCCGGGTGGAGGCCCTGCTGATTCCCAGGTGGAGAAACTGCCGGATCCCCAGGTGGAGAAACTGCTGGATCCCCAGGTGGAGGAACTGCTGGATCCCCAGGTAGAGGAACTGCTGGCTCCCCAGGTAGAGGAACTGCTGGATCCCCAGGTGGAGGAAATACTTATCCCCAGGTGGAGGAAATACTTATCCCCAGGTGGAGGAACTGCCGGAACCCCAGGTGGAGGAACTGCTGGATCCCCAGGTGGAGGAACTGCTGATCCCCAGGTGGAGCAGCTGCTGATCCCCAGGTAGAGGAACGACTGGATCCCCAGGTAGATGAACGCTGGATCCCCAGGTGGAGGAGCTGCTGATCCCCAGGTAGAGGAACTGCTGGATCCCCAGGTGGAGGAGCTGCTGGATCCTCAGTTGGAGGTGCTCCTGTATTACTAGTTGGAGGTGCTTCTGGAATCTCCCCAGGCTCACACCAACCTGAGCTGCTCCATCTCCTTTTCTGCCTCCACCTTGGACCCTGGAACCTTGCAAAGGGGAAAAAGGCACTGAGCCTTCCTCCTGCCCCTTTGGGGTAACATCCATCCAGGAGATCTGAGAAGCAGGGAGACCTCCCTCAGGTTCCAGCTGGAAGAGGCTTGGACCATCCGACAGAAGTGACCCAGAGGGGCAGGGAAGAGGCTGCGGTCAGGGCCTGGGGAACTCTTGGGACCCATGGAAGCTGAGACAGCAGATGCTGAGGGGCCCAGAAAGCCAGAGCAGCTGCCCTGCACCTTGGCCAGGACCAGGGTCCATGTGAGAGGAGATAGGGAAGTGCCTGGCTGAGGATGACCTAGAAAGAGGTGCCCTGGGTCCCTGTGCTCAAACGTGAGACCACGTTCACGTGCAGGAAAGTGACCCTGGTCATGGGTGCATTTGGTGAAGCCAGAGGCAGTGCCCCTATGGCATCTGCTCAGCAGGGAACACCTGGACTCTCCACTGAGACAGCATCTGGGAGCAGCTTGGAGACAGTGAGGATGGCACAGCCCTTCTcctgggtgagtgtgtgtgtgcgtctgcatgtgtgtgtgtggggagaagGCGCGTGCACTTGTATCATCTCTCAGAGACATGCCGGCTCAAGCTGGACAGACATGGACACACAACACATCCATCAGTGGGGGGCTTTTGTTGCAGGTGGTGATGACAGAAGACAGGTGCAGGCAGTGACCACGATCACCACTTGACGGCCCTGAGAGTGACCTCCAACTGAAGGCCAGAGACCCAGCCTGGAGACCACCCCAACTCCAACCCCCAATCCCAGCCCCAAACCTCACAGGGCTCAGGAAGAGTGGACTCAGTACAGTGGTAGGGAAGTATGTGTGCGcgtgtgagtgtgtctgtgtgtgtgtctgggtgtctgtgtgggtgtctggcctgtgttgtggggtgggtggatgtGAGCGcgtatgtctatgtgtgtgtctggCCTATACTCTCcgcatgtgtgtttgtgagtgtgtgtgtttggccTTTACTGTGGGTGGGTGTGAGCATATGATTCATGTgggtgggtgtgtttgtgtggatGTCTGGCCTGTGCTGTGGGGCGGGTGGgtatgagagtgtgtgtgtgtgtctgtgtctatgtctgtgtgtgtgtgtttctgcccTGTGCTATAGGGTGGGTGGGTGTGAACGTGTGTGTTTGTCTCTGGCCTGTGCTGTGGGGTgggtgtgagcatgtgtgtgtttgtgtctgtgtgtgtctctgtgtgtatgtctggCCTGTGCTGTGGGGTGGGTGGGTATAAGTGTAtgtctgtttgtgtgtgtctgtgtgtgtctggcctgtactgtgtgagtgtgtgtatgtttggCCTGTACTATGTGGATAGGTGTGAGCATACAGGTAATGTGGGTCTGTGTGTCTGcgtgggtgtgtgtctgtgtgggtgtctGGCCTGTGCTGTGGGGTAAATGGGTGTGactatgtgggtgtgtgtggggggagggaggTGTCTGGCCTGTGCTGTGGGGTgggtgtgagcgtgtgtgtgtgtgtgtgtgtgtttctagcCTGTGCTATGGGGTCGGTGGgagcgtgtgtgtctgtgtgtgtgtttctggagTGACGGGTGTGCGTCGTGTGTAAGCCCATGTCCGTGCCGGGTGTGGGCTGTGTGCAGTCTGAGTCCTGCCCGTCTCCAGGACCATCTTGTGCACCTGCTTCTCGTCTCTCCCTGCCCATCCGCTGGCCGTTTTGTGGATGTCACCTGGAAGGGGCCGTCTGATTAGAGACCCTAGAGAGGGCCGCTGGCAGCTCCCAGGGGCGAAGGAGG
This portion of the Pongo abelii isolate AG06213 chromosome 20, NHGRI_mPonAbe1-v2.0_pri, whole genome shotgun sequence genome encodes:
- the CHST8 gene encoding carbohydrate sulfotransferase 8, producing MTLRPGTMRLACMFSSVLLFGAAGLLLFISLQDPTELAPQQAPGIKFNIRPRQPHQDLPPGGSQDGDLKEPTERVTRDLSSGAPRGRNLPAPDQPQPPLQRGTRLRLRQRRRRLLIKKMPAAATIPANSSDAPFIRPGPGTLDGRWVSLHRSQQERKRVMQEACTKYRASSSRRAVTPRHVSRIFVEDRHRVLYCEVPKAGCSNWKRVLMVLAGLASSTADIQHNTVHYGSALKRLDTFDRQGILHRLSTYTKMLFVREPFERLVSAFRDKFEHPNSYYHPVFGKAILARYRANASREALRTGSGVRFPEFVQYLLDVHRPVGMDIHWDHVSRLCSPCLIDYDFVGKFESMEDDANFFLSLIRAPRNLTFPRFKDRHSQEARTTARIAHQYFAQLSALQRQRTYDFYYMDYLMFNYSKPFADLY